The following are encoded in a window of Sminthopsis crassicaudata isolate SCR6 chromosome 5, ASM4859323v1, whole genome shotgun sequence genomic DNA:
- the IRF5 gene encoding interferon regulatory factor 5 isoform X1, with protein sequence MTLPVPHPPRRVRLKPWLVAQVNSCQYPGLQWVDDKRKFFYIPWRHATRHGPAQDEDDNTIFKAWAKETGKYTEGVDEADPAKWKANLRCALNKSREFRLFYDGPRDMPPQPYKIYEVCASCPASAESLPGEEDEEDEELQKMLPTLRLTEVPQPASSMVPYPLPKEEQKWPPTSLQPSLGMGQSPPEPPVLAPPPGPPANYGEMLPGGLPGLPPEPLAANLAPPAEQLLPDLLISPHMLPLTDLEIKFQYRGQPPYSLTISNPQGCRLFYSQLEATQDQVELFGPVSLEQVRFPGPEGIPSEKQRFYTHQLLDVLDRGLILQLQGQDLYAIRLCQCKVFWSGPCASPSATPRPIQREKKTKLFSLEQFLNELILFQKGQTTTPPAFEIFFCFGEEWPDRKPKEKKLITVQVVPVAARLLLEMFSGELSWSADSIRLQISNPDLKDRMVEQFKELHHIWQRQQRLPPAPSVPPGQGLPAGTGPWPIHQVGMHQ encoded by the exons ATGACCCTCCCTGTGCCACATCCACCTCGACGGGTGAGACTTAAACCCTGGCTGGTTGCCCAAGTGAATAGCTGCCAGTACCCGGGCCTTCAGTGGGTTGATGACAAGCGCAAGTTCTTTTATATCCCATGGCGCCATGCTACCAGGCATGGCCCCGCCCAGGATGAGGATGATAACACTATTTTCAAG gCCTGGGCAAAGGAGACTGGGAAGTACACAGAAGGTGTGGATGAGGCAGATCCTGCCAAGTGGAAGGCCAACCTGCGCTGTGCCCTCAACAAGAGCCGAGAGTTCCGCCTCTTTTATGATGGGCCCAGAGACATGCCGCCCCAGCCATACAAGATCTATGAGGTTTGCGCTTCCTGCCCCGCTTCCGCAG agTCCCTTCCTGGTGaagaagatgaggaagatgaggag CTACAAAAGATGTTGCCAACTCTGAGACTCACAG AAGTACCACAACCTGCCTCCTCCATGGTCCCCTATCCTCTGCCTAAGGAAGAGCAGAAATGGCCGCCTACCAGTCTTCAGCCATCTCTTGGGATGGGACAGTCCCCTCCCGAGCCTCCCGTCCTGGCGCCTCCACCTGGCCCCCCTGCTAATTATGGGGAAATGCTCCCCGGAGGCCTTCCAGGCTTACCCCCGGAGCCGCTGGCTGCCAACCTGGCTCCCCCCGCAGAACAACTGCTTCCCGACCTGCTTATAAGCCCCCACATGTTGCCGT TGACTGACCTGGAGATCAAGTTCCAGTACCGAGGCCAGCCGCCCTACTCCCTCACCATCAGCAACCCCCAGGGCTGCCGCCTCTTCTACAGCCAGCTGGAGGCGACCCAGGACCAAGTGGAGCTCTTTGGCCCGGTCAGCCTGGAGCAGGTGCGCTTTCCCGGCCCGGAGGGCATCCCCAGTGAGAAGCAGCGCTTCTACACCCACCAGCTTCTAGACGTGCTCGACCGAGGGCTCATCCTGCAGCTCCAGGGCCAGGATCTCTACGCCATCCGCCTTTGCCAGTGCAAAGTGTTCTGGAGCGGGCCTTGCGCCAGCCCCTCGGCCACACCGCGACCTATCCAGCGGGAGAAGAAGACCAAGCTTTTCAGCCTTGAACAGTTCCTCAACG AGCTGATCCTGTTCCAGAAGGGCCAGACCACGACCCCACCGgcctttgagattttcttttgcTTCGGGGAAGAGTGGCCAGACAGAAAGCCCAAAGAGAAGAAACTCATCACAGTGCAG gTGGTACCAGTGGCAGCCCGACTTCTACTAGAGATGTTCTCAGGGGAGCTTTCCTGGTCGGCGGACAGCATCCGGCTGCAGATCTCAAACCCAGACCTGAAGGACAGGATGGTGGAGCAGTTTAAGGAGCTCCATCACATCTGGCAGCGGCAGCAGCGCCTGCCACCCGCTCCCTCTGTGCCGCCCGGACAGGGCCTTCCCGCTGGCACAGGGCCCTGGCCCATCCACCAAGTGGGCATGCATCAGTGA
- the IRF5 gene encoding interferon regulatory factor 5 isoform X2 translates to MTLPVPHPPRRVRLKPWLVAQVNSCQYPGLQWVDDKRKFFYIPWRHATRHGPAQDEDDNTIFKAWAKETGKYTEGVDEADPAKWKANLRCALNKSREFRLFYDGPRDMPPQPYKIYEVCASCPASAESLPGEEDEEDEELQKMLPTLRLTVTDLEIKFQYRGQPPYSLTISNPQGCRLFYSQLEATQDQVELFGPVSLEQVRFPGPEGIPSEKQRFYTHQLLDVLDRGLILQLQGQDLYAIRLCQCKVFWSGPCASPSATPRPIQREKKTKLFSLEQFLNELILFQKGQTTTPPAFEIFFCFGEEWPDRKPKEKKLITVQVVPVAARLLLEMFSGELSWSADSIRLQISNPDLKDRMVEQFKELHHIWQRQQRLPPAPSVPPGQGLPAGTGPWPIHQVGMHQ, encoded by the exons ATGACCCTCCCTGTGCCACATCCACCTCGACGGGTGAGACTTAAACCCTGGCTGGTTGCCCAAGTGAATAGCTGCCAGTACCCGGGCCTTCAGTGGGTTGATGACAAGCGCAAGTTCTTTTATATCCCATGGCGCCATGCTACCAGGCATGGCCCCGCCCAGGATGAGGATGATAACACTATTTTCAAG gCCTGGGCAAAGGAGACTGGGAAGTACACAGAAGGTGTGGATGAGGCAGATCCTGCCAAGTGGAAGGCCAACCTGCGCTGTGCCCTCAACAAGAGCCGAGAGTTCCGCCTCTTTTATGATGGGCCCAGAGACATGCCGCCCCAGCCATACAAGATCTATGAGGTTTGCGCTTCCTGCCCCGCTTCCGCAG agTCCCTTCCTGGTGaagaagatgaggaagatgaggag CTACAAAAGATGTTGCCAACTCTGAGACTCACAG TGACTGACCTGGAGATCAAGTTCCAGTACCGAGGCCAGCCGCCCTACTCCCTCACCATCAGCAACCCCCAGGGCTGCCGCCTCTTCTACAGCCAGCTGGAGGCGACCCAGGACCAAGTGGAGCTCTTTGGCCCGGTCAGCCTGGAGCAGGTGCGCTTTCCCGGCCCGGAGGGCATCCCCAGTGAGAAGCAGCGCTTCTACACCCACCAGCTTCTAGACGTGCTCGACCGAGGGCTCATCCTGCAGCTCCAGGGCCAGGATCTCTACGCCATCCGCCTTTGCCAGTGCAAAGTGTTCTGGAGCGGGCCTTGCGCCAGCCCCTCGGCCACACCGCGACCTATCCAGCGGGAGAAGAAGACCAAGCTTTTCAGCCTTGAACAGTTCCTCAACG AGCTGATCCTGTTCCAGAAGGGCCAGACCACGACCCCACCGgcctttgagattttcttttgcTTCGGGGAAGAGTGGCCAGACAGAAAGCCCAAAGAGAAGAAACTCATCACAGTGCAG gTGGTACCAGTGGCAGCCCGACTTCTACTAGAGATGTTCTCAGGGGAGCTTTCCTGGTCGGCGGACAGCATCCGGCTGCAGATCTCAAACCCAGACCTGAAGGACAGGATGGTGGAGCAGTTTAAGGAGCTCCATCACATCTGGCAGCGGCAGCAGCGCCTGCCACCCGCTCCCTCTGTGCCGCCCGGACAGGGCCTTCCCGCTGGCACAGGGCCCTGGCCCATCCACCAAGTGGGCATGCATCAGTGA